In Hermetia illucens chromosome 1, iHerIll2.2.curated.20191125, whole genome shotgun sequence, one genomic interval encodes:
- the LOC119647291 gene encoding uncharacterized protein LOC119647291 isoform X2, protein MQQGESSASVQGQAQVVSVVQDQNNLNNTNISGNPEETSKDSNSDKVNHVVIKSPHAPVIRQRSLFTANPAPTSKFNVAASPFVSTQRAATPKENSPRISQIGAPVPHVPPIPHIGHSLPFDGRVLRSLSARHLAPPMYPYEDDICRIPAMPPAFPLPFSNRRSNREFDSTRSCGPMALPNGTIQIRLRDGIRVDMTLDKAVRVVNQRSRVAISLSSNGSSSALIHPNGRVYQYGSRVEIVAYDGMKTNNYVRYAKMWYKGVSFTSENCALTYLVDAAGTRTTSDSFTDMSKDYTIAVFYNDSRHGPAYAQEATAVLQDSKFQCSEDGTEVFEINGFRISQTADGLVKITRNHNKCLIRTSPGNGSATLTTPIIHCTASLGKTSHLFVRRGERRMHFDGASFVVRNAGHSAGFDENNLLNVY, encoded by the exons ATGCAGCAAGGCGAGAGCAGTGCATCGGTGCAAGGACAAGCGCAGGTTGTGTCTGTTGTGCAAGACCAGAATAATTTGAATAATACGAATATCAGCGGAAATCCTGAGGAAACATCCAAGGATAGCAACAGTGACAAAGTGAATCATGTTGTAATTAAGTCGCCCCATGCCCCTGTCATACGTCAACGATCCTTGTTCACAGCGAACCCTGCACCAACG TCGAAGTTCAACGTTGCTGCTTCTCCGTTCGTTTCGACACAGCGAGCAGCTACTCCGAAGGAGAATAGTCCTCGAATTTCACAAATAGGGGCGCCCGTTCCTCATGTCCCCCCAATTCCGCATATTGGACACTCATTGCCTTTCGATGGGCGTGTATTGCGCAGTTTATCTGCTCGGCACCTAGCCCCACCTATGTACCCATATGAAGACGACATATGCCGCATA CCAGCCATGCCACCGGCTTTTCCCCTGCCTTTCTCTAATCGGCGAAGCAACCGAGAATTCGACTCTACGCGTTCCTGTGGCCCTATGGCGTTGCCTAATGGAACGATTCAAATTCGGTTGCGAGACGGGATAAG GGTTGATATGACATTGGATAAAGCTGTACGCGTAGTGAATCAACGTAGCCGTGTTGCAATTTCACTATCGAGTAATGGCAGCTCGTCTGCCCTAATCCATCCAAATGGACGCGTATATCAATACGGTTCGAGAGTCGAAATTGTCGCCTACGATGGTATGAAAACTAATAACTATGT GCGGTATGCGAAAATGTGGTACAAAGGCGTAAGTTTCACCAGCGAGAATTGTGCTCTGACCTATCTCGTGGATGCTGCTGGTACGCGAACTACAAGTGATAGTTTTACCGACATGTCCAAGGATTATACAATTGCTGTGTTCTATAA TGATTCGCGTCATGGTCCTGCTTATGCACAGGAAGCAACTGCTGTATTACAAGATTCCAAATTTCAATGTAGCGAGGATGGAACAGAAGTGTTTGAGATCAACGGCTTTCGCATATCCCAGACTGCAGATGGTTTAGTTAA AATTACTCGTAACCATAACAAATGTTTGATAAGGACCAGCCCGGGAAATGGGTCCGCAACACTGACGACGCCAATCATACATTGCACAGCTTCGCTTGGGAAGACATCTCATTTATTTGTAAG GCGTGGTGAGCGACGAATGCACTTCGACGGTGCATCGTTCGTTGTACGTAATGCAGGACACTCGGCAGGATTCGATGAGAACAATCTGCTGAACGTTTACTAG
- the LOC119647291 gene encoding uncharacterized protein LOC119647291 isoform X1: protein MQQGESSASVQGQAQVVSVVQDQNNLNNTNISGNPEETSKDSNSDKVNHVVIKSPHAPVIRQRSLFTANPAPTQSKFNVAASPFVSTQRAATPKENSPRISQIGAPVPHVPPIPHIGHSLPFDGRVLRSLSARHLAPPMYPYEDDICRIPAMPPAFPLPFSNRRSNREFDSTRSCGPMALPNGTIQIRLRDGIRVDMTLDKAVRVVNQRSRVAISLSSNGSSSALIHPNGRVYQYGSRVEIVAYDGMKTNNYVRYAKMWYKGVSFTSENCALTYLVDAAGTRTTSDSFTDMSKDYTIAVFYNDSRHGPAYAQEATAVLQDSKFQCSEDGTEVFEINGFRISQTADGLVKITRNHNKCLIRTSPGNGSATLTTPIIHCTASLGKTSHLFVRRGERRMHFDGASFVVRNAGHSAGFDENNLLNVY, encoded by the exons ATGCAGCAAGGCGAGAGCAGTGCATCGGTGCAAGGACAAGCGCAGGTTGTGTCTGTTGTGCAAGACCAGAATAATTTGAATAATACGAATATCAGCGGAAATCCTGAGGAAACATCCAAGGATAGCAACAGTGACAAAGTGAATCATGTTGTAATTAAGTCGCCCCATGCCCCTGTCATACGTCAACGATCCTTGTTCACAGCGAACCCTGCACCAACG CAGTCGAAGTTCAACGTTGCTGCTTCTCCGTTCGTTTCGACACAGCGAGCAGCTACTCCGAAGGAGAATAGTCCTCGAATTTCACAAATAGGGGCGCCCGTTCCTCATGTCCCCCCAATTCCGCATATTGGACACTCATTGCCTTTCGATGGGCGTGTATTGCGCAGTTTATCTGCTCGGCACCTAGCCCCACCTATGTACCCATATGAAGACGACATATGCCGCATA CCAGCCATGCCACCGGCTTTTCCCCTGCCTTTCTCTAATCGGCGAAGCAACCGAGAATTCGACTCTACGCGTTCCTGTGGCCCTATGGCGTTGCCTAATGGAACGATTCAAATTCGGTTGCGAGACGGGATAAG GGTTGATATGACATTGGATAAAGCTGTACGCGTAGTGAATCAACGTAGCCGTGTTGCAATTTCACTATCGAGTAATGGCAGCTCGTCTGCCCTAATCCATCCAAATGGACGCGTATATCAATACGGTTCGAGAGTCGAAATTGTCGCCTACGATGGTATGAAAACTAATAACTATGT GCGGTATGCGAAAATGTGGTACAAAGGCGTAAGTTTCACCAGCGAGAATTGTGCTCTGACCTATCTCGTGGATGCTGCTGGTACGCGAACTACAAGTGATAGTTTTACCGACATGTCCAAGGATTATACAATTGCTGTGTTCTATAA TGATTCGCGTCATGGTCCTGCTTATGCACAGGAAGCAACTGCTGTATTACAAGATTCCAAATTTCAATGTAGCGAGGATGGAACAGAAGTGTTTGAGATCAACGGCTTTCGCATATCCCAGACTGCAGATGGTTTAGTTAA AATTACTCGTAACCATAACAAATGTTTGATAAGGACCAGCCCGGGAAATGGGTCCGCAACACTGACGACGCCAATCATACATTGCACAGCTTCGCTTGGGAAGACATCTCATTTATTTGTAAG GCGTGGTGAGCGACGAATGCACTTCGACGGTGCATCGTTCGTTGTACGTAATGCAGGACACTCGGCAGGATTCGATGAGAACAATCTGCTGAACGTTTACTAG